The Bos indicus x Bos taurus breed Angus x Brahman F1 hybrid chromosome 13, Bos_hybrid_MaternalHap_v2.0, whole genome shotgun sequence genome includes a region encoding these proteins:
- the E2F1 gene encoding transcription factor E2F1 isoform X1: MAVAGAPAGGSCAPALEALLGAGALRLLDSSQIVIISTAQDASAPPAPAGPAAPAAGPRDPDLLLFATPQAPRPTPSAPRPALGRPPVKRRLNLETDHQYLAESSGPARGRGRHPGKGVKSPGEKSRYETSLNLTTKRFLELLSRSADGVVDLNWAAEVLKVQKRRIYDITNVLEGIHLIAKKSKNHIQWLFGGSHATVGISGRLEGLTQDLQQLQESEQQLDHLLHTCSTQLRLLSEDADSQRLAYVTCQDLRSIADPAEQMVMVIKAPPETQLQAVDSSENFQISLKSKQGPIDVFLCPEESVGGTSPGKTPSQGAASGEEDRTADLATAVPPPPSSPRSSPATDPSQSLLSLEQEPLLSRMGGLRAPVDEDRLSPLVAADSLLEHVKEDFSSLLPEEFITLSPPHEALDYHFGLEEGEGIRDLFDCDFGDLTPLDF, encoded by the exons ATGGCCGTGGCCGGGGCCCCCGCGGGCGGCTCTTGCGCGCCGGCGCTGGAGGCCCTGCTCGGGGCCGGCGCGCTGCGGCTGCTCGACTCCTCGCAGATCGTCATCATCTCCACCGCGCAGGACGCCAGCGCCCCGCCGGCCCCCGCCGGCCCCGCCGCACCCGCCGCCGGCCCCCGGGACCCTGACCTGCTGCTCTTCGCCACGCCGCAGGCGCCCCGGCCCACACCCAGCGCGCCGCGCCCCGCGCTCGGCCGCCCGCCG GTGAAGCGGAGGCTGAACCTGGAAACTGACCATCAATACCTGGCTGAGAGCAGCGGGCCAGCTCGGGGCAGAGGCCGCCACCCAGGAAAAG GTGTGAAGTCCCCAGGGGAGAAGTCACGCTACGAAACATCATTGAACCTGACCACCAAACGCTTCTTGGAATTACTGAGCCGCTCGGCTGATGGAGTGGTCGACTTGAACTGGGCGGCAGAGGTGCTGAAGGTGCAGAAACGGCGCATCTACGACATCACCAACGTCCTGGAGGGCATCCACCTCATCGCGAAGAAGTCCAAGAACCACATCCAGTGGCT TTTTGG AGGCAGCCATGCAACGGTGGGGATCAGCGGGCGGCTTGAAGGATTGACCCAGGACCTCCAGCAGCTGCAGGAGAGTGAGCAGCAGCTGGATCACCTGCTCCACACCTGCAGCACCCAGCTGCGTCTGCTCTCGGAGGACGCTGACAGCCAGCG CCTGGCCTATGTGACCTGCCAGGACCTTCGTAGCATCGCAGACCCTGCAGAGCAGATGGTCATGGTGATCAAGGCCCCCCCTGAGACCCAGCTCCAAGCCGTGGACTCCTCGGAG AACTTTCAGATCTCCCTTAAGAGCAAACAAGGCCCCATCGACGTTTTCCTGTGCCCTGAGGAGAGTGTGGGTGGAACCAGCCCTGGAAAGACCCCGTCCCAGGGGGCAGCTTCGGGGGAGGAGGACAGGACAGCTGACCTTGCCACTGCGgtgccaccaccaccatcatcaccccgCTCATCCCCTGCCACAGATCCCAGTCAGTCCCTGCTCAGCCTGGAGCAAG AACCTCTGCTTTCCCGGATGGGCGGCCTGCGGGCCCCCGTGGACGAGGACCGCCTATCCCCGCTCGTGGCGGCCGACTCACTCCTGGAGCACGTGAAGGAGGACTTCTCCAGCCTCCTCCCCGAGGAGTTCATCACCCTGTCCCCCCCCCACGAGGCCCTCGACTACCACTTTGGCCTCGAGGAGGGTGAGGGCATCAGAGACCTCTTCGACTGTGACTTTGGGGACCTCACTCCCCTGGATTTCTGA
- the E2F1 gene encoding transcription factor E2F1 isoform X2, which translates to MAVAGAPAGGSCAPALEALLGAGALRLLDSSQIVIISTAQDASAPPAPAGPAAPAAGPRDPDLLLFATPQAPRPTPSAPRPALGRPPVKRRLNLETDHQYLAESSGPARGRGRHPGKGVKSPGEKSRYETSLNLTTKRFLELLSRSADGVVDLNWAAEVLKVQKRRIYDITNVLEGIHLIAKKSKNHIQWLGSHATVGISGRLEGLTQDLQQLQESEQQLDHLLHTCSTQLRLLSEDADSQRLAYVTCQDLRSIADPAEQMVMVIKAPPETQLQAVDSSENFQISLKSKQGPIDVFLCPEESVGGTSPGKTPSQGAASGEEDRTADLATAVPPPPSSPRSSPATDPSQSLLSLEQEPLLSRMGGLRAPVDEDRLSPLVAADSLLEHVKEDFSSLLPEEFITLSPPHEALDYHFGLEEGEGIRDLFDCDFGDLTPLDF; encoded by the exons ATGGCCGTGGCCGGGGCCCCCGCGGGCGGCTCTTGCGCGCCGGCGCTGGAGGCCCTGCTCGGGGCCGGCGCGCTGCGGCTGCTCGACTCCTCGCAGATCGTCATCATCTCCACCGCGCAGGACGCCAGCGCCCCGCCGGCCCCCGCCGGCCCCGCCGCACCCGCCGCCGGCCCCCGGGACCCTGACCTGCTGCTCTTCGCCACGCCGCAGGCGCCCCGGCCCACACCCAGCGCGCCGCGCCCCGCGCTCGGCCGCCCGCCG GTGAAGCGGAGGCTGAACCTGGAAACTGACCATCAATACCTGGCTGAGAGCAGCGGGCCAGCTCGGGGCAGAGGCCGCCACCCAGGAAAAG GTGTGAAGTCCCCAGGGGAGAAGTCACGCTACGAAACATCATTGAACCTGACCACCAAACGCTTCTTGGAATTACTGAGCCGCTCGGCTGATGGAGTGGTCGACTTGAACTGGGCGGCAGAGGTGCTGAAGGTGCAGAAACGGCGCATCTACGACATCACCAACGTCCTGGAGGGCATCCACCTCATCGCGAAGAAGTCCAAGAACCACATCCAGTGGCT AGGCAGCCATGCAACGGTGGGGATCAGCGGGCGGCTTGAAGGATTGACCCAGGACCTCCAGCAGCTGCAGGAGAGTGAGCAGCAGCTGGATCACCTGCTCCACACCTGCAGCACCCAGCTGCGTCTGCTCTCGGAGGACGCTGACAGCCAGCG CCTGGCCTATGTGACCTGCCAGGACCTTCGTAGCATCGCAGACCCTGCAGAGCAGATGGTCATGGTGATCAAGGCCCCCCCTGAGACCCAGCTCCAAGCCGTGGACTCCTCGGAG AACTTTCAGATCTCCCTTAAGAGCAAACAAGGCCCCATCGACGTTTTCCTGTGCCCTGAGGAGAGTGTGGGTGGAACCAGCCCTGGAAAGACCCCGTCCCAGGGGGCAGCTTCGGGGGAGGAGGACAGGACAGCTGACCTTGCCACTGCGgtgccaccaccaccatcatcaccccgCTCATCCCCTGCCACAGATCCCAGTCAGTCCCTGCTCAGCCTGGAGCAAG AACCTCTGCTTTCCCGGATGGGCGGCCTGCGGGCCCCCGTGGACGAGGACCGCCTATCCCCGCTCGTGGCGGCCGACTCACTCCTGGAGCACGTGAAGGAGGACTTCTCCAGCCTCCTCCCCGAGGAGTTCATCACCCTGTCCCCCCCCCACGAGGCCCTCGACTACCACTTTGGCCTCGAGGAGGGTGAGGGCATCAGAGACCTCTTCGACTGTGACTTTGGGGACCTCACTCCCCTGGATTTCTGA
- the ACTL10 gene encoding actin-like protein 10, with protein MASLSNSRRVRRLSSLGHVAVVVDQGSGFTKAGFAGEEQPRLVLKSSSLVPSWDRPVLPGAPGCELAGGVARAHPIKHGVVVDWEALEGLWERLLVGGLRVCPEEWPVLVSDSPSAPPVGRERVAELLFEALAVPACHLASTALLALCSVGAFSGLALEAGAGVCHATPVYAGHSWHKATFRLDVAGSTLSRYLRDLLVAAGPDHRLQALPHKIITQLKKRCCYVSLDFEGDLCNPARHHPVSFSLGSGCSVCLGRERFCCPEPLFQPGLLGQAEPGLPILAFRALQRVPATLQTRLANTMVLAGGSTLFPGFPERLELELEAQCQRHGCGTLQPHLVAKPGRGTAVWTGGSMVASLRTFQCRWMTRAMYQECGSRLVHEVFH; from the coding sequence ATGGCTTCGCTGTCCAATAGTCGCCGAGTCCGCCGGCTGTCCTCGCTGGGCCACGTCGCGGTGGTCGTGGACCAGGGTTCCGGCTTCACCAAGGCGGGTTTCGCGGGAGAGGAGCAGCCACGCCTGGTACTCAAGAGCTCCAGCCTGGTGCCCAGCTGGGACCGGCCCGTGCTGCCCGGGGCGCCGGGCTGCGAGCTGGCGGGCGGCGTGGCGCGGGCACACCCCATCAAGCACGGCGTGGTGGTGGACTGGGAGGCGTTGGAGGGGTTGTGGGAGCGCCTGCTGGTGGGCGGCCTGCGGGTGTGCCCGGAGGAGTGGCCGGTGCTCGTGAGCGACTCCCCATCGGCGCCGCCCGTGGGCCGCGAGAGGGTGGCCGAGCTGCTGTTCGAGGCCCTGGCAGTGCCCGCGTGCCACCTGGCCAGCACCGCCTTGTTGGCGCTCTGCTCCGTCGGCGCGTTCAGCGGGCTGGCCTTGGAGGCGGGCGCGGGCGTGTGCCATGCCACGCCCGTCTATGCAGGCCACTCGTGGCACAAGGCCACCTTCCGGCTGGATGTGGCTGGCAGCACCCTGTCGCGCTACCTGCGGGACCTGCTGGTGGCAGCAGGGCCTGATCACCGACTGCAGGCCCTGCCCCACAAGATCATCACACAGCTCAAGAAGCGCTGCTGCTACGTGTCGCTAGACTTTGAGGGTGACCTCTGTAATCCTGCCCGCCACCACCCAGTCAGTTTCTCCTTAGGCAGTGGGTGCTCTGTCTGCCTTGGCCGCGAGCGCTTCTGCTGCCCAGAACCCCTCTTCCAGCCGGGTCTGCTAGGCCAGGCTGAGCCGGGACTGCCCATCCTGGCCTTCCGAGCACTGCAGAGGGTGCCCGCGACACTACAGACACGGCTGGCCAACACCATGGTGCTGGCCGGTGGCTCCACGCTTTTCCCTGGCTTCCCTGAGCgcctggagctggagctggaggcCCAATGCCAGCGGCACGGCTGTGGGACACTGCAGCCGCACCTGGTGGCCAAGCCTGGGCGCGGGACAGCGGTATGGACGGGCGGCTCCATGGTAGCCTCACTGCGCACCTTCCAGTGCCGCTGGATGACCCGGGCCATGTACCAGGAATGTGGATCCAGGCTGGTGCACGAAGTGTTCCACTGA